The following proteins are encoded in a genomic region of Arcobacter cloacae:
- a CDS encoding DUF445 domain-containing protein, translated as MNKTDITNLVTVLIMAYGYSNGNNVIFMVGLFALSGAVTNTLAIHMLFEKVPFLYGSGVIESKFSVFKSSIHSMIMNQFFTPQNLTKFFQEEVNSAKNTIDFEKILSKTDFTPAYNSLKESVIESPFGGMLGMFGGEAALEPLKEPFVKKLQASIISITSSQAFQEVVNESLKSEDLSADIHQKLSLIVSARLEELTPKMVKELVQELIKEHLTWLVIWGAVFGGLIGLVSSLVA; from the coding sequence ATGAACAAAACAGACATAACAAACTTGGTAACAGTGCTAATAATGGCATATGGTTATTCAAATGGAAATAATGTGATTTTTATGGTGGGACTTTTTGCATTAAGTGGCGCTGTTACAAATACTTTAGCTATTCATATGTTATTTGAAAAAGTTCCATTTTTATATGGAAGTGGAGTAATAGAGAGTAAATTTTCAGTTTTTAAAAGCTCAATTCATAGTATGATTATGAATCAGTTTTTTACACCGCAGAATTTAACAAAATTTTTTCAAGAAGAGGTAAATAGTGCAAAAAATACTATAGATTTTGAGAAAATTTTAAGTAAAACAGATTTTACACCTGCTTATAATTCTTTGAAAGAATCAGTAATAGAGTCTCCTTTTGGTGGAATGTTAGGAATGTTTGGAGGAGAAGCTGCACTTGAGCCACTAAAAGAGCCTTTTGTAAAAAAACTTCAAGCTTCTATCATCTCAATTACAAGTTCACAAGCTTTCCAAGAAGTTGTAAATGAAAGCTTAAAATCAGAAGATTTAAGTGCAGATATACACCAAAAATTAAGCTTGATAGTTAGTGCAAGACTTGAAGAATTAACTCCTAAAATGGTAAAAGAGTTAGTACAAGAATTAATCAAAGAGCATTTAACATGGCTTGTTATTTGGGGAGCGGTATTTGGTGGACTGATTGGATTGGTTAGTTCTTTGGTTGCATAA
- a CDS encoding DNA adenine methylase, protein MTSPVQIKNDYQPFVKWVGGKRGLLSQIIPLLPRNFNNYFEPFVGGGALFFELCKMGLLKNKEVYLFDINAELINAYTVVKKHPNQLINELENFKINHSKEFYYEVRSWDRENDFLQRSDIQRASRFIYLNKTCFNGLYRVNKNNQNNVPMGSYKNPNICDYSVILSASTALQNANILNASYKEVLKYACKNDLVYFDPPYYPLTQTASFTSYSEFEFLEKEQIELYEIFKSLSEKGCNVLHSNSDTEFIKNLYEEFEIKEIFANRFINSKSSERGKISEIIVRNENVYNF, encoded by the coding sequence TTGACAAGTCCAGTACAAATAAAAAACGATTATCAACCTTTTGTAAAATGGGTGGGAGGAAAAAGAGGATTATTATCTCAAATAATTCCGCTATTACCTCGAAATTTCAATAACTACTTTGAACCATTTGTTGGTGGTGGAGCTTTGTTTTTTGAACTTTGTAAAATGGGTTTATTGAAAAACAAAGAGGTTTATTTGTTTGATATAAATGCCGAACTTATAAACGCTTATACTGTTGTAAAAAAACATCCAAACCAACTAATAAATGAACTTGAAAACTTCAAAATTAATCACTCAAAAGAGTTTTATTATGAGGTTAGAAGTTGGGATAGGGAAAATGATTTTTTACAAAGAAGCGATATACAAAGGGCTTCAAGATTTATTTATCTAAACAAAACTTGTTTTAACGGACTTTATAGGGTAAATAAAAACAATCAAAATAATGTTCCAATGGGAAGTTATAAAAATCCAAATATTTGTGATTATAGTGTGATTTTGAGTGCAAGTACAGCTTTGCAAAATGCAAATATTTTAAATGCAAGTTATAAAGAAGTTTTAAAATATGCTTGTAAAAATGATTTGGTTTATTTTGATCCTCCCTATTATCCACTTACTCAAACTGCTAGTTTTACATCTTATAGCGAGTTTGAATTTTTGGAAAAAGAACAAATAGAACTTTATGAAATTTTTAAAAGTTTGAGTGAAAAAGGGTGTAATGTATTGCATAGTAACTCTGATACAGAGTTTATAAAAAATTTGTATGAAGAATTTGAGATAAAAGAAATTTTTGCAAATAGGTTTATAAATAGTAAAAGTAGTGAGCGTGGGAAGATTAGTGAAATTATTGTGAGGAATGAAAATGTATATAATTTCTAA
- a CDS encoding ATP-dependent nuclease yields the protein MYIISKIIIKRFRSNFDLKLDIENNSIVTICGANNSGKTNTLRAINIFFNPSLYERSKDVPFHKLEGSRGASQYPEITLILKNNDEEYEITRSFGMDDGTFLSLTGKKYNSKIPNNKQNMSGDSINSILNHFDIYSIETINVNFPELINKIITDVYEIEFSKSRISNDLRTAFSKYVDGVLQKLNTLAKDISSDFKLFNMNWGVEFASKTDIKKFTDLINDDIEFLIKDNSNKYVDSKGSGLQKLAYFLLISRIIETRKDKNIILLIDEPDTFLHNKLQILLKNKLNTLLNKSQIFITTHSKTLIDTYTLKNVFLYDVDYSEKYYVRIKGKEIFQTTTKLIDLNKDEGSKKIKEYLGIEEDNYDLLSSYSILVEGDSDKKYLEEIAKYLSIKLPKIESVDGADNVEKYLNFYNSVYKTIPDKKPKILVLLDNDSKGKEVFTKINKKIASYQNLSIKVFFITGKNDYIEYENYEIEDFVDYKILLYLTNEILFKAGYKKISEKDLTKKLKNKELKKRGILSLLEIAKSEANSDGTNISIETEKFKKNLAEHFTIEGNKKLIDMMNISEQIKKIKEFIIKISEYNNL from the coding sequence ATGTATATAATTTCTAAAATTATAATTAAAAGATTTAGATCTAATTTTGATTTAAAATTAGATATTGAGAATAATAGTATTGTAACTATTTGTGGTGCTAATAATAGTGGGAAAACGAATACATTACGAGCTATAAATATTTTTTTTAATCCTTCTCTTTACGAAAGAAGTAAGGATGTTCCTTTCCATAAATTGGAAGGTTCAAGAGGAGCATCTCAATACCCAGAAATAACACTAATTTTAAAAAATAATGATGAAGAATATGAAATTACAAGAAGTTTTGGAATGGATGATGGTACCTTTTTATCATTAACTGGTAAAAAATATAATTCAAAAATACCTAATAATAAACAAAATATGAGTGGAGACTCAATAAATAGCATTTTAAATCATTTTGATATTTATTCTATAGAAACAATTAATGTTAATTTTCCTGAATTAATAAATAAAATTATTACTGATGTTTATGAAATTGAATTTTCTAAAAGTAGAATTAGCAATGATTTAAGAACAGCTTTTAGTAAATATGTAGATGGAGTTTTACAAAAGTTGAATACATTAGCAAAAGATATTTCTTCTGATTTTAAATTATTTAATATGAATTGGGGAGTTGAATTTGCATCAAAAACTGATATAAAAAAGTTTACAGATTTAATTAATGATGATATTGAGTTTTTAATAAAAGACAACTCTAATAAATATGTAGATTCAAAAGGTTCTGGTTTACAAAAATTAGCATATTTTTTACTTATATCAAGAATAATAGAAACAAGAAAGGATAAAAATATAATACTATTAATTGATGAACCAGATACTTTTTTACATAATAAATTACAGATTTTATTGAAAAATAAATTAAATACTTTATTAAATAAATCACAAATATTTATTACAACTCACTCAAAAACTTTAATTGACACTTATACACTTAAAAACGTTTTTTTGTACGATGTCGATTATAGTGAAAAATATTACGTTAGGATAAAAGGTAAAGAGATATTTCAAACTACTACGAAACTTATTGATTTAAATAAAGATGAAGGTTCAAAAAAAATTAAAGAATATTTAGGAATAGAAGAAGATAATTATGATTTATTATCAAGTTATAGTATTTTAGTTGAAGGAGATTCTGATAAAAAATATTTAGAAGAAATTGCAAAATATTTAAGTATTAAATTGCCTAAAATAGAATCAGTTGATGGGGCAGATAATGTTGAAAAATATTTAAATTTTTACAATTCTGTTTATAAAACTATTCCTGATAAGAAACCTAAAATTTTAGTTCTTTTAGATAATGATTCAAAAGGTAAAGAAGTTTTTACTAAAATAAATAAGAAAATAGCAAGTTATCAAAATTTGTCAATAAAAGTTTTCTTTATAACAGGGAAAAATGACTACATAGAATATGAAAATTATGAAATTGAAGATTTTGTTGATTATAAAATTTTGTTGTATTTAACAAATGAAATTTTATTCAAAGCAGGTTATAAAAAAATATCAGAAAAAGATTTAACTAAAAAATTAAAAAATAAAGAATTAAAAAAAAGGGGTATTTTATCATTATTGGAAATTGCAAAAAGTGAGGCTAATAGTGATGGAACAAATATTAGTATTGAAACTGAAAAGTTTAAAAAGAATTTAGCAGAACATTTTACTATTGAGGGAAATAAAAAATTAATTGATATGATGAATATAAGTGAACAGATTAAAAAAATTAAAGAGTTTATTATAAAAATTTCTGAATATAATAATTTGTAA
- a CDS encoding type II restriction endonuclease, translated as MYEFETLKTTLQDSIFTWDYFTDFEKVKTNVKKIEKELNLLNYLIGKENIEEEFLSLVEEYPKVRKILPILIAIRDDKLSSTPIITDMQSLIPQNKRYIFNDEIDENIKKELLLFFRETGLKDFFENKAVKNLVDYCVGVEVGFDTNARKNRTGILMENIVGKYLQNYCSKYTNFSFIEQGTQKRIKDFFNYDIEIDKNSRRFDFALYDKVLNKLFLIEVNYYSGGGSKLKATAGEYQYLNDFLKAQNLTFIWITDGMGWNTALRPLEETFNHNDYVINLEMLKSGVLDEICK; from the coding sequence ATGTATGAGTTTGAAACTCTAAAAACAACATTGCAAGACTCAATTTTTACTTGGGATTATTTTACAGATTTTGAAAAAGTAAAAACAAATGTTAAAAAAATAGAAAAAGAATTAAATCTTTTAAATTATTTAATTGGTAAAGAAAATATTGAAGAAGAGTTTTTATCATTGGTTGAAGAGTATCCAAAGGTGAGAAAAATACTTCCTATTTTAATAGCAATTAGAGATGATAAACTTTCTTCAACTCCAATAATTACAGATATGCAAAGTTTAATTCCCCAAAATAAAAGATATATTTTTAATGATGAAATAGATGAAAATATCAAAAAAGAGTTACTTTTATTTTTTAGAGAAACTGGATTAAAAGATTTTTTTGAAAATAAGGCTGTTAAAAATTTGGTCGATTATTGTGTGGGCGTGGAAGTTGGATTTGATACAAATGCAAGAAAAAATAGAACTGGTATTTTGATGGAAAATATAGTTGGAAAGTATCTACAAAACTATTGTTCTAAATATACAAATTTCTCATTTATCGAACAAGGAACTCAAAAAAGAATAAAAGATTTTTTTAATTATGATATAGAAATTGATAAAAATAGTAGAAGATTTGATTTTGCTTTGTATGACAAAGTATTAAATAAACTATTTTTGATTGAAGTAAATTATTATAGTGGTGGTGGTTCAAAATTAAAAGCAACAGCTGGAGAATACCAATACTTAAATGATTTTTTAAAAGCACAAAATCTTACTTTTATTTGGATAACTGATGGAATGGGCTGGAATACTGCACTTAGACCGTTGGAAGAAACATTTAATCATAATGATTATGTTATTAATCTTGAAATGCTTAAAAGTGGTGTTTTGGATGAAATTTGTAAATAA
- a CDS encoding TRM11 family SAM-dependent methyltransferase, producing MAKIKKLNPENFEQECTTVWSFERRGNWATHNSKYRGNWSPDVVRNLLLRYSNENDYLLDPMIGGGTTAIECKLLNRNLLALDINPNAIELTNTALNFECEFNPKIKVELNDARNLGMLKNESIDFVLNHPPYADIVKYSEKQIEEDLSNIHDLEKFCDEYEKVIKELFRVLKPNKYCAILIGDTRRNKMYQPLAFMVMQRFLQNGFTLKEDIIKHQHNCKATGFWVNKSKEANFLLIMHEHLFVFQKLNEKEK from the coding sequence ATGGCTAAAATAAAAAAACTTAACCCTGAAAACTTTGAACAAGAATGCACAACTGTTTGGAGTTTTGAACGAAGAGGAAATTGGGCAACTCATAACTCAAAATATAGAGGAAATTGGTCGCCAGATGTTGTAAGAAATTTACTTCTTAGATATTCAAATGAAAATGATTATTTACTTGATCCTATGATAGGTGGTGGAACTACTGCTATTGAATGTAAACTTTTAAATAGAAATTTATTAGCACTTGATATAAATCCAAATGCAATAGAACTTACAAATACAGCTTTAAATTTTGAATGTGAATTTAATCCAAAAATAAAAGTTGAACTGAATGATGCAAGAAATTTAGGAATGTTAAAAAATGAGAGTATAGATTTTGTACTTAATCATCCACCTTATGCAGATATTGTTAAATATAGTGAAAAACAAATTGAAGAAGATTTATCAAATATTCACGATTTGGAAAAGTTTTGTGATGAATATGAAAAAGTTATAAAAGAGTTATTTAGAGTTTTAAAACCAAATAAATATTGTGCAATTCTGATAGGTGACACAAGAAGAAACAAAATGTATCAGCCTTTGGCTTTTATGGTAATGCAAAGATTTTTACAAAATGGATTTACATTAAAAGAAGATATTATAAAACACCAACATAATTGTAAAGCTACGGGATTTTGGGTAAACAAAAGTAAAGAAGCAAATTTTTTATTGATTATGCACGAGCATTTATTTGTGTTTCAAAAATTAAATGAAAAAGAGAAATAG
- the mfd gene encoding transcription-repair coupling factor, with amino-acid sequence MKNIYEFLKNLKDEKRLKECQLLIVNDDRQAQIASDIVSFLGFKPFVLADFRANFGDDLLSFSDELHEITKALGDFYSYKKQDKILISPIRTISFSLPKEKCFESFTINFADTLKIDELKSKLYNWGYYFVDIVTSEGEVSIRGDIIDICPLGSEAGFRISLFDDEVESIRKFDIEDQKSSKEEIETISINPAFLALDEKSFEEINEQVQTVSSDAFIKDIHSLGFWYLGDLGEYLSQNLSSFITQEALEELDEVYVFEEKRINKDKFLLTPQIYNSKNYQEINPANIKEFISFHKEKKITIISGTEAKVKGYDLDLNDKNIKYIFDNQIINLVSNEEVIISLNKEIKKRRKKKVKLVLDELQYNDFVVHEKHGIGQYKGIEPVTVMGAKRDFVIVQYQGEDKLLIPVENIDLIDRYVADGNSYAVVDKLGKGSFAKLKEKVKDRLFAIANDIIKLAAARELVNGIKINTDKKILEDFQKTAGFEYTKDQKRSIKEIFADLSSGRVMDRLLSGDVGFGKTEVAMNALLAVILDGYQTIFVCPTTLLATQHYHSIQKRLENFGIRVAKLDGKTTAKEKTSIKKGLENGDIKLVIGTHSLLDIKTSNLALVIIDEEHKFGVKQKEKLKQLREDVHIFSMSATPIPRTLNLALSKLKGMSSLLTPPSERLGVRTYVKEYSEKLIKEVILREKRRGGQLFYVHNNIASIEAKKADIEAIVPNIKIDIIHSQIKPDHAEKIIEAFENKEFDILLATSIVESGIHLPNANSIIIDGADRFGIADLHQLRGRVGRSNKEGYCYYVVEDKKQITPDAVKRLVALESNSYLGSGTALAHQDLEIRGGGNIIGEAQSGHIKQIGYGLYLKMLEDTLASLSGEDRVEKKSVDIKLAISAYISEEYISEDRVRLELYRRLSKASDIQKVYAIEEEMEDRFGKPDVVTKQFIELIIIKILALKLGIQTISSYEMNITFTKADDTKETIKSPSKDDDDIIATTLRYLRK; translated from the coding sequence GTGAAAAATATTTATGAATTTTTAAAAAATTTAAAAGATGAAAAACGATTAAAAGAGTGTCAACTTTTAATCGTAAACGATGACAGACAAGCTCAAATAGCTTCTGATATAGTTTCATTTTTAGGTTTTAAGCCTTTTGTGTTAGCTGATTTTAGAGCAAATTTTGGAGATGATTTACTCTCTTTTAGTGATGAATTACATGAAATTACAAAAGCTTTAGGAGATTTTTATTCCTATAAAAAACAAGATAAAATCCTAATCTCTCCAATACGAACTATCTCATTTTCACTTCCAAAAGAGAAATGTTTTGAAAGTTTTACTATAAATTTTGCAGATACTTTAAAAATTGATGAGTTAAAATCAAAACTTTACAATTGGGGATATTACTTTGTAGATATTGTAACAAGTGAAGGAGAAGTCTCTATTCGTGGAGATATTATTGATATTTGCCCACTTGGAAGTGAAGCAGGATTTAGAATTTCTTTATTCGATGATGAAGTTGAAAGTATTAGAAAATTTGACATTGAAGACCAAAAATCATCAAAAGAAGAGATAGAAACTATTTCGATAAACCCAGCTTTTTTAGCTTTAGATGAAAAATCATTTGAAGAGATAAATGAACAAGTTCAAACTGTTTCAAGTGATGCATTTATAAAAGATATTCACTCTTTAGGTTTTTGGTATTTAGGTGATTTAGGTGAATATTTATCTCAAAATTTATCTTCATTTATTACCCAAGAAGCTTTAGAAGAGTTAGATGAAGTTTATGTTTTTGAAGAAAAAAGAATAAACAAAGATAAATTTTTACTCACACCTCAAATTTATAATAGTAAAAACTATCAAGAGATAAATCCAGCAAACATAAAAGAGTTTATCTCTTTTCATAAAGAGAAAAAAATCACTATCATAAGTGGAACTGAAGCCAAGGTAAAAGGTTATGATTTAGATTTAAATGATAAAAATATCAAATATATTTTTGACAATCAAATTATAAATCTTGTAAGTAATGAAGAAGTAATTATTTCTTTAAATAAAGAAATAAAAAAACGAAGAAAGAAAAAAGTAAAACTTGTTCTTGATGAGTTACAATACAATGATTTTGTAGTTCATGAAAAACACGGTATTGGTCAGTATAAGGGTATTGAACCTGTTACTGTAATGGGTGCAAAAAGAGATTTTGTTATTGTTCAATATCAAGGTGAAGATAAACTTTTAATTCCTGTTGAAAATATTGATTTAATTGATAGATATGTAGCTGATGGAAACTCTTATGCGGTTGTTGATAAGCTAGGTAAGGGAAGCTTTGCAAAATTAAAAGAAAAAGTTAAAGATAGACTTTTTGCCATTGCAAATGATATTATAAAATTAGCAGCTGCTAGAGAACTTGTAAATGGAATTAAAATCAATACAGATAAAAAAATTCTTGAAGATTTCCAAAAAACTGCTGGATTTGAATACACAAAAGACCAAAAAAGAAGCATCAAAGAGATTTTTGCTGATTTAAGTAGCGGTCGAGTTATGGATAGACTTCTTTCTGGTGATGTTGGTTTTGGAAAAACTGAAGTTGCTATGAATGCTTTACTTGCTGTTATACTTGATGGTTATCAAACTATTTTTGTATGTCCAACAACACTTTTGGCAACTCAACACTATCATAGTATTCAAAAAAGACTTGAAAATTTTGGAATAAGAGTTGCTAAACTTGATGGAAAAACAACAGCAAAAGAGAAAACTTCTATCAAAAAAGGTTTGGAAAACGGGGATATAAAACTTGTTATTGGAACTCACTCTTTACTTGATATAAAAACTTCTAATTTAGCTTTAGTAATCATCGATGAAGAGCATAAGTTTGGAGTAAAACAAAAAGAGAAACTAAAACAATTAAGAGAAGATGTACATATTTTCTCTATGAGTGCAACTCCAATTCCAAGAACTTTAAATCTAGCCTTATCAAAACTAAAAGGTATGAGTTCACTTCTTACCCCTCCAAGTGAAAGATTGGGAGTGAGAACTTATGTAAAAGAGTATAGTGAAAAACTAATCAAAGAGGTTATTTTAAGAGAAAAAAGAAGAGGTGGACAACTATTTTATGTTCACAATAACATAGCTTCAATTGAAGCAAAAAAAGCAGATATAGAAGCAATAGTTCCAAATATCAAAATAGATATTATTCACTCTCAAATAAAACCTGACCATGCTGAAAAAATCATTGAAGCCTTTGAAAACAAAGAGTTTGATATTCTTCTTGCTACTTCAATAGTTGAATCAGGAATTCATCTTCCAAATGCAAACTCTATTATCATTGATGGAGCAGATAGATTTGGAATTGCAGATTTACATCAGCTTCGAGGACGTGTTGGACGAAGTAATAAAGAAGGGTATTGTTATTATGTAGTTGAAGATAAAAAACAAATCACACCTGATGCGGTAAAAAGACTTGTTGCTTTAGAGTCAAACTCATATTTAGGAAGTGGAACTGCTTTAGCTCATCAAGATTTAGAGATTCGTGGTGGTGGAAATATCATAGGTGAGGCTCAAAGTGGACATATCAAACAAATAGGATATGGTTTATATCTTAAAATGTTAGAAGATACCCTTGCAAGTTTAAGTGGAGAAGATAGGGTTGAAAAGAAATCTGTTGATATAAAACTAGCAATTAGTGCCTATATTAGTGAAGAGTATATCAGTGAAGATAGAGTTAGACTTGAACTTTATAGAAGGCTAAGTAAGGCTAGTGATATACAAAAAGTTTATGCTATCGAAGAAGAGATGGAAGATAGATTTGGAAAACCTGATGTTGTTACAAAACAGTTTATAGAACTAATTATCATAAAGATTTTAGCTTTAAAACTTGGAATTCAAACTATTAGTTCTTATGAAATGAATATTACATTTACAAAAGCTGATGATACAAAAGAGACAATTAAAAGTCCAAGTAAAGATGATGATGATATTATTGCTACTACGTTGAGGTATCTTAGAAAATAA
- a CDS encoding endonuclease/exonuclease/phosphatase family protein has translation MKIRVGTFNLFQFVEPPFSWYTKREKFTKEEWEEKTSWIKKQISDMNCDIIGFQEVFSKDALKDLLFELGFKYFKTIDNAKIDKKNESVYISTTVALASKFPIKNLKKVQTDFSTLKKHNLEGFFKFAREPIKATIVLPNQLEISLYVCHLKSNRENEFEYIFTKDEKLEDKLTKVKTALENNYSMSLKQRLCEASSLFSDIKRNNKPSILVCDLNDREFSLTIDALTNKRYHNETLKKDDFLLVDAYHLFEKKVYNPHPEFKGIKRTPTSYFAGKGNVLDFIFVSKHFDKKNKNSIAKVTNYEILDMHLQKNQNGSLLNSDHAQVVCELEFL, from the coding sequence ATGAAAATAAGAGTAGGAACATTTAACCTTTTCCAATTTGTTGAACCACCATTTTCATGGTATACAAAAAGAGAAAAATTTACAAAAGAAGAATGGGAAGAAAAAACCTCTTGGATAAAAAAACAAATATCAGATATGAACTGTGATATTATAGGTTTTCAAGAGGTTTTTTCAAAAGATGCTTTAAAAGATTTACTTTTTGAATTAGGATTTAAATATTTTAAGACTATCGATAATGCAAAAATAGACAAAAAAAATGAATCTGTCTATATAAGCACTACAGTTGCTCTTGCTTCAAAGTTTCCAATTAAAAATCTAAAAAAAGTACAAACAGATTTTTCAACTCTTAAAAAACATAATCTTGAAGGATTTTTTAAATTTGCAAGAGAGCCAATAAAAGCTACAATAGTTTTACCAAATCAACTAGAAATTAGTCTATATGTTTGTCATCTTAAATCAAATAGAGAAAATGAATTTGAGTATATCTTTACAAAAGATGAAAAATTAGAAGATAAACTAACAAAAGTAAAAACTGCTTTAGAAAATAACTATTCGATGTCATTAAAACAAAGACTTTGTGAAGCAAGTTCTTTATTTAGTGATATAAAAAGAAATAACAAACCCTCTATTTTAGTATGTGATTTAAATGATAGGGAATTTTCATTAACTATTGATGCTTTGACAAACAAAAGATATCATAATGAAACACTAAAAAAAGATGATTTTTTATTAGTTGATGCTTATCATCTTTTTGAAAAAAAAGTTTATAATCCTCATCCTGAATTTAAAGGTATAAAAAGAACTCCTACAAGCTATTTTGCAGGAAAAGGAAATGTTTTAGATTTTATTTTTGTTTCAAAACATTTTGATAAAAAAAATAAAAATTCAATCGCTAAAGTTACAAATTATGAAATATTAGATATGCATCTTCAAAAAAATCAAAATGGCTCTTTATTAAATAGTGACCATGCTCAAGTTGTTTGTGAATTAGAATTTTTATAA